Below is a window of Camelina sativa cultivar DH55 chromosome 11, Cs, whole genome shotgun sequence DNA.
AATAGTAGTTCCTAATTTACAAACCCGCTCCAACAACCATGGAGAGTCTTGGCTTTAAAAACCATCACTTATCTAACCAAGATAAACAAAGTTAACAGTCTCTCATAGTTTCTTTAACATAAATTAATTCTTCCCTCTCcagaatctttttcttttttgcttcttttactctgacattaatattataataataaaatgataatcaTCATCTAAGAATCTGTGCATTACCCACCATCTGATGAGTCCCCATTGCCCCACACCCTTTCATAACcactcctcctccgccgccaccaccactaGCCGCCGTCATTCCACCGGCACCGATCAAAACTCTTCctggtcctcctcctcctccgccgccgccaccaACCACTGCCTGCTCCTCCAGCGACTGCACCTGTTTCTTTAAAAACTTTACATAATGAATAGCTTCGTCGAGCATCGAAGCTGTATCCATCTTCGTCCCACCGGGAACAAGCCTTTGCAAAATCCGAATCCTCTCGCTTATCCTCTCCCTCCTGTGCCGAGCCGCCACGCTCTGTGGATCTTTCGAGATCCTAACGTTCCTCCTCTTAGGTGGCTTAACCGCCTCGGGATCTATATGTATAGGTTGCATCACGGCGATGCGAAAGATCATCTCTCTCATAGCCGCCATGTTCGCGCtgttattattgttgttactgttgtttcttttgtcgAGCAAAACGGAAGAGTAGGCTGTgttgggagagagagaagaagggttAGTAAGTAAACCTGCGGAACCGTACCGGAAACCTGGTTCGTTGGTCAATGAGTGATCAGAGTGGTGATGGCTTGAGTTGAAGAGAAAAGGgtaagtgttgttgttgttatggtcgggagagaagaaagatgaattaTTAGGGTTACAGAACTCATGAGGAAGCTTCTCCATCTGATGCATCATCATGTTCATTATGTCAGAatccatagagagagagagaggatatgGAGAAGCTGGTAAAATGGGTATGGAGAGAAACTGGTAAAAAGCTTACATAacgagattttagggtttttcttttaggtgattgatgattgatgatgagaGAAAGAGACGGTAATGGCAAAGGTACTAGTTCTGTGCCCAATCAGAACTCAAGCAATACAACAAGAAGTGGAATGATTTATATAGCAACTTGTGGCCCATCAATCTTCTTTAACTTATACtactacatataaaatttacacatatatatatatatatatatattatataattgtaagGAATTTCTTCCCATTTTCAACTCTCACAATTATGGGCATATATCGATATATATTCAATGTTAAAATTTGTCTTCTAGTCTATGTGCAAAATCCACATGCATTCGGACAAACTTACTTATGCAATACCatatatacatcattttttttgtagataattTCGTTAACTATTATATAACAAagctaaataaaaatattgaggTGGATTCTATCCCTCATCTTCTAAACTTGTAATGATAAATTCTAGAAcattttaaacaataaatataacacGAGGCACGAGCTAGTGCTAGGTCGCAAAGATTTTCGTAGGTTACTAAGAGAAGCTATGGAAAAAGCGTGTACATATATGTAGGAAGTTACTATAAGTGGAATAATTGCGTAACATAACTTGCATCCAAAAgtaaaaacaagtaaaaaaggCTTAAAATAAGTAAGAAAGATGGTTCCATTTATGAGGATCAATAGTGACCGTCGATTCACGCAGGGAGTCTTTGATCTCATTATCAACCGTCCAGATCATTTTTGGTCGTATACACATGGCTTGCCTCTATTGGTTTTCCACTACTATTGCAAAGAAGGCATAACGCGACAAAACAAGGTGCATGAACCGCTCTCACCACCAGCACAACAAAACGAGTATTCCATTTTCCCTTATTTTATACATTCATAATCAAAGTTCTATTCACCCTTATATTTTCTCTATCAATTTTTGTAggtgaaaaaaatcatatagttCTCTTATATTTAGTTGAAGTCGCCGATCCAAGAAAGATGATTACTTACGATAAAGTTGTAATAGAAATAGAGAGAGGGTCGTATACTAAATTGTATAATTTGGTAATATGATTACCCCACATCCACATGAGATATGTCAGAATCCAGGGAGCACTATTTTATTCTGTAAACTTAATTAACACATTCATATTCATAACGAGAATGGTTAATAGTATATTGATTTGTGCTGttgtatataacaaaatggtggacatatagatagatagataagaAATAATGGAGGATGATTAATCGGATCTCTCAATGGACATCGAGCCTTAGCGTATGGCACGTTTCTCAAAGCCGATCTGAGAACGACTtaattccttctttttttttcttat
It encodes the following:
- the LOC104727327 gene encoding transcription factor HEC1-like, which codes for MDSDIMNMMMHQMEKLPHEFCNPNNSSFFSPDHNNNNTYPFLFNSSHHHSDHSLTNEPGFRYGSAGLLTNPSSLSPNTAYSSVLLDKRNNSNNNNNSANMAAMREMIFRIAVMQPIHIDPEAVKPPKRRNVRISKDPQSVAARHRRERISERIRILQRLVPGGTKMDTASMLDEAIHYVKFLKKQVQSLEEQAVVGGGGGGGGGPGRVLIGAGGMTAASGGGGGGGVVMKGCGAMGTHQMVGNAQILR